In Panicum virgatum strain AP13 chromosome 4N, P.virgatum_v5, whole genome shotgun sequence, a single window of DNA contains:
- the LOC120670070 gene encoding uncharacterized protein LOC120670070 isoform X2, protein MAGGGGNVFAFAMGAPSVDHVVRRFAPLPGDAYLPALDDVEATVRRAEETKARVAAGVARMSAIGAKVLTAVPAGSERFWWEADVEALGEAELPEFARALQRLRDHVRRHADKLQACNPLPRRPAQTGQGSLKLA, encoded by the coding sequence atggccggcggcggcgggaacgtGTTCGCTTTCGCTATGGGCGCGCCCTCCGTCGACCACGTCGTCCGCCGCTTCGCCCCGCTCCCCGGCGACGCGTACCTCCCGGCGCTGGATGACGTGGAGGCGACGgtgcggcgggcggaggagacCAAGGCGCGCGTGGCCGCGGGGGTGGCGCGTATGAGCGCCATCGGGGCCAAGGTGCTCACTGCCGTCCCGGCGGGCAGCGAGCGGTTCTGGTGGGAGGCCGATGTGGAGGCGCTCGGGGAGGCGGAGCTGCCGGAGTTCGCTAGGGCGCTCCAGCGGCTCAGGGACCACGTGCGGCGCCACGCCGAcaagctgcaagcctgcaaccctctgccgcgccggccggcaCAGACGGGGCAGGGCAGCCTCAAGCTAGCCTGA
- the LOC120670070 gene encoding uncharacterized protein LOC120670070 isoform X1, whose amino-acid sequence MSGNEAGMAGGGGNVFAFAMGAPSVDHVVRRFAPLPGDAYLPALDDVEATVRRAEETKARVAAGVARMSAIGAKVLTAVPAGSERFWWEADVEALGEAELPEFARALQRLRDHVRRHADKLQACNPLPRRPAQTGQGSLKLA is encoded by the coding sequence GCAACGAGGCgggcatggccggcggcggcgggaacgtGTTCGCTTTCGCTATGGGCGCGCCCTCCGTCGACCACGTCGTCCGCCGCTTCGCCCCGCTCCCCGGCGACGCGTACCTCCCGGCGCTGGATGACGTGGAGGCGACGgtgcggcgggcggaggagacCAAGGCGCGCGTGGCCGCGGGGGTGGCGCGTATGAGCGCCATCGGGGCCAAGGTGCTCACTGCCGTCCCGGCGGGCAGCGAGCGGTTCTGGTGGGAGGCCGATGTGGAGGCGCTCGGGGAGGCGGAGCTGCCGGAGTTCGCTAGGGCGCTCCAGCGGCTCAGGGACCACGTGCGGCGCCACGCCGAcaagctgcaagcctgcaaccctctgccgcgccggccggcaCAGACGGGGCAGGGCAGCCTCAAGCTAGCCTGA